A single region of the Salvia miltiorrhiza cultivar Shanhuang (shh) chromosome 8, IMPLAD_Smil_shh, whole genome shotgun sequence genome encodes:
- the LOC130998500 gene encoding uncharacterized protein LOC130998500, with protein MMFPNNLNLRPSAIVLPEITGNWELKHTLIQILPKYSDMPGEDPQRHLQDFQMACGTVRTASQALGEYIRLLTFPFSLLEGAREWLYDLPEGSIRTWQELQSKFLEKYFPAARIQNLRTRISNIKMGSAEVLYEYWKRFKQMLAKYTQHQIPDHDLIRYFVGGLRRQDRQWLHAACGGSILNKSAAEAFKLIADMAEKSRDEEGTIVRTTPVPAPTAQNDKLDKLCNMFEKFMTNQGAPNQGIPNIQKPVKACQFCMATSHATDECSQLFEDEELNAIGQSPEGNNGGQNQKPFEPYRQQYNNQG; from the coding sequence ATGATGTTTCCGAACAACTTGAACCTCCGGCCATCAGCCATAGTACTGCCGgagatcactggaaattgggagCTGAAGCATACTCTGATCCAGATTTTGCCCAaatacagtgatatgcccggagagGACCCTCAAAGACATCTCCAAGACTTTCAGATGGCATGTGGAACGGTGCGCACCGCCAGTCAAGCACTTGGCGAATACATCCGACTCCTTACCTTTCCGTTCTCTCTGTTAGAAggagcgagggagtggttgtaTGATTTACCCGAAGGAAGCATTCGGACCTGGCAGGAGTTGCAGAGCAAGTTTTTGGAAAAGTACTTCCCAGCTGCCCGGATCCAAAATCTGAGGACTCGAATAAGCAATATAAAGATGGGATCGGCAGAAGTCCTATATGAGTACTGGAAAAGGTTCAAGCAGATGCTGGCTAAATACACACAACACCAAATACCGGATCATGATCTTATTCGGTATTTCGTGGGAGGACTCCGAAGGCAAGATAGGCAATGGCTACACGCTGCATGTGGAGGATCAATCTTAAACAAATCTGCAGCGGAAGCTTTCAAGCTCATAGCCGACATGGCAGAGAAATCGAGAGATGAGGAAGGGACTATAGTCAGAACCACTCCGGTGCCGGCTCCCACTGCCCAAAACGATAAGTTGGACAAGCTGTGCAACATGTTCGAGAAGTTTATGACGAACCAAGGAGCACCCAATCAAGGAATTCCCAACATTCAGAAACCTGTGAAGGCATGTCAGTTTTGCATGGCGACTTCACATGCAACCGATGAATGTTCACAACTTTTCGAAGATGAAGAGCTTAATGCTATTGGACAATCACCAGAAGGAAACAATGGAGGGCAAAACCAGAAACCTTTTGAGCCTTACAGACAGCAGTATAACAATCAAGGATAG